A window of Candidatus Hydrogenedentota bacterium contains these coding sequences:
- a CDS encoding methyltransferase domain-containing protein: MSEGTRAVSNRAWGALPRLRTRSLEPEILDDQSLDHAERIRALVGLRRINALSLTRRSLWRVVREVAAGNPGTPLRVLDIASGGGDTAIGLSLCAQRDGIPVEVHGCDLSVDSVAYAHSQARKAGASTSFFVRDIVEDGVPEGYDVIINTLFMHHLTDSAAQRLLKSMCAAAKRQVIISDLNRCCSGYLMAYWVCRILSRSFVVHNDAPLSVLAAFTPKEFASLADAEGISGYSIRRTWPCRFLFTWRPQ, translated from the coding sequence ATGAGTGAAGGCACGCGTGCTGTTTCGAACCGCGCATGGGGCGCACTTCCGCGTTTGCGGACCCGCTCCCTCGAGCCGGAAATTCTGGATGATCAAAGCCTCGATCATGCCGAGCGCATTCGCGCCCTCGTAGGTCTCCGAAGAATCAACGCCCTGAGCCTCACACGGCGATCCCTGTGGCGCGTTGTGCGTGAAGTCGCCGCAGGTAACCCTGGCACACCTTTGCGCGTTCTGGACATCGCTTCAGGTGGAGGTGACACGGCAATTGGCCTCAGCCTCTGCGCGCAACGCGACGGTATTCCGGTCGAAGTACACGGATGTGACTTAAGTGTCGACTCGGTTGCCTATGCCCACTCCCAGGCCCGTAAGGCGGGTGCATCCACGTCATTCTTTGTCCGCGATATTGTCGAAGACGGCGTTCCCGAGGGGTACGATGTCATTATAAACACGTTGTTTATGCATCATCTGACCGACTCCGCTGCACAAAGGCTTCTGAAGTCCATGTGTGCAGCGGCCAAACGCCAGGTGATAATCAGCGACCTTAATCGGTGTTGCTCCGGTTATTTGATGGCATATTGGGTTTGCCGAATCCTAAGTCGATCTTTCGTAGTCCATAATGACGCTCCGTTGTCTGTCTTAGCTGCATTTACGCCGAAGGAGTTCGCATCGCTGGCGGATGCGGAGGGCATATCCGGTTATAGCATTCGCCGGACGTGGCCCTGTCGATTCCTTTTCACATGGAGACCGCAGTGA
- a CDS encoding rhodanese-like domain-containing protein: MHGSPACTPGELKELLDRKADFVLLDVRRADELAKARIEGAVHVPLDSLENRIAELESKRDAEIVVMCHHGMRSSMAANFLRDRGFSHVRNLTGGIDAYASVDPAVGRY, from the coding sequence ATGCACGGTAGTCCGGCGTGTACACCCGGTGAACTGAAAGAACTGCTTGACCGGAAAGCCGATTTCGTACTTCTCGATGTCCGCAGGGCCGATGAATTGGCCAAGGCTCGCATCGAGGGCGCGGTCCATGTCCCGCTGGATTCGCTTGAGAACCGTATCGCCGAGTTGGAGTCCAAGCGTGACGCCGAGATCGTAGTCATGTGCCACCACGGGATGCGGTCAAGCATGGCGGCCAATTTCCTGCGAGACCGCGGTTTTTCCCATGTCAGGAACCTTACCGGTGGGATTGACGCATACGCTTCTGTCGATCCGGCCGTTGGCAGGTATTAG